CTATTTCTGAGATCCAGCAATTAGTACAAACACCATTATCAGTCGTATTTATTTCTAGTAGAGACGACATGGAAGCGCGGCTTAGCGCTGTCCGCGCAGGTGGAACACACTATTTCACAAAGCCTATTAATGCCGGTCAGTTAATTGACACTTTAGATGAGCTAACTGCACATAAGCCAAAAGAACCATTTCGCATCCTGATTGTTGACGATGATGCTCCGCTGGCTGCCTTCTATACCTTAATACTGGAAAAAGCCGGTATGGTTGCCACAACGGTGACTAATCCTTTGCAACTGATGGAATCCTTAGTCAATTTCAAACCAGAGTTGATTTTGATGGATGTATATATGCCAAGTTGTAACGGCATGGAGCTGGCAGCCACCATCCGGCAGCAAAACGTCTATGCAGGTATTCCCATTGTTTTCCTCTCGACTGAATCAAATTTTGATAAACAGCTGGTGGCGATGAACCTGGGGGGAGATGATTTTCTGACAAAACCAATCCAGCCGAGGCATTTAGTCTCAGCGGTGACTGCCCGTGTAGAGCGAGCCCGGCAGCTTAACAAACTCTATCACCAGTTGGAGGAAGCCAATCAAGAGTTACAACACCTAGCTGGCTCAGATGGTTTGACTCAGGTAGCAAACCGTCGCCGTTTTGACACCTGTCTTGACCAAGAGTGGCGGCGGATGGCGCGAGAGCAAGCACCTCTATCTCTAATTCTGTGCGATGTCGATTTTTTCAAGAGTTACAACGACACTTATGGTCATCAAGCTGGAGACGATGGTTTGCGACAGGTAGCTAGAGCTATTAGTGGTAGTGTGAGACGTCCTGCTGATTTGGTCGCTCGTTACGGGGGAGAAGAATTTGCGGTGATTCTGCCAAACACAGATGCTGAGGGT
This window of the Chroococcidiopsis sp. CCMEE 29 genome carries:
- a CDS encoding diguanylate cyclase, whose amino-acid sequence is MVISSSPVQEQLNVLRQGYAQKLPEKVREIEVVWKLLLEQWNQDALKTLHRLTHNLNGTSATFGFAAVRNLASTLETLLKSITESGIQLTTEQRVQIDASLDALKQAAIASYQSAQSGKLVEFPNARYSSLQAKDNKLVFLVEDDTMLAQNLAVQIGQRGYSVRTFLRLNELKQAVLETPPAAIITDMILPEGSLAGANSISEIQQLVQTPLSVVFISSRDDMEARLSAVRAGGTHYFTKPINAGQLIDTLDELTAHKPKEPFRILIVDDDAPLAAFYTLILEKAGMVATTVTNPLQLMESLVNFKPELILMDVYMPSCNGMELAATIRQQNVYAGIPIVFLSTESNFDKQLVAMNLGGDDFLTKPIQPRHLVSAVTARVERARQLNKLYHQLEEANQELQHLAGSDGLTQVANRRRFDTCLDQEWRRMAREQAPLSLILCDVDFFKSYNDTYGHQAGDDGLRQVARAISGSVRRPADLVARYGGEEFAVILPNTDAEGAIHIAEKVRSEVKALEIANANSQINNCLTLSLGVASTVPCSESSPVILISEADKALYQAKAQGRDRVVLGSIPVSSCQKSSQNIFTYDKA